The proteins below are encoded in one region of Rhodopirellula halodulae:
- a CDS encoding phage portal protein produces the protein MLKRLSGIIEQMRGGPAQLSAASGRSPRQPFFSRLRAKYDAANTTLDNIKHWSRADGLSASAANSPDVRRTLRNRSRYEVANNSYARGITLTLANDVVGTGPRLQMLTADDAGNRFVEAEFFAWCEAVGLAEKLRTMRLARVADGESFGLLTSNGRLETPVNLDLRLIEAEQVASPTLAPDARRYLDGIQFDADGNPLTYDVLKNHPGDGFFVLDDEYDTVPAADVVHYFRSDRPGQIRGIPDITPALPLFAQLRRFTLAVLAAAETAAEFAGILYTDAPANGEADAAEPFEPIELEKRMLLTMPGGWKMAQMKSEQPSTTYAEFKKEILNEIARCLNMPFNVAAGNSSGYNYASGRLDHQTYFKSIRVEQSQLARVVLDRILHAWLREAILIEGYLPNSLRTLDSTFEHQWFWDGHEHVDPAKEANAQKIRLASHTTTLAIEFARQGRDWETELKQRAKEIALMRDLGLTIESETDSSSEPEVTEDHAEDAEPQTA, from the coding sequence ATGCTGAAACGTTTGTCAGGGATCATCGAGCAAATGCGGGGCGGGCCGGCACAATTGTCCGCCGCCTCTGGACGCTCGCCCCGGCAGCCCTTTTTCTCTCGCCTGCGTGCCAAATACGACGCGGCAAACACAACACTCGACAATATCAAACATTGGTCGCGAGCCGATGGGCTATCAGCCTCCGCGGCCAACAGCCCCGATGTCCGACGGACACTTCGCAACCGATCACGCTACGAAGTCGCCAACAACAGTTACGCTCGCGGTATCACGCTGACGCTCGCCAATGATGTCGTCGGTACTGGGCCTCGGCTACAGATGCTCACCGCGGATGATGCGGGCAACCGCTTTGTTGAAGCCGAGTTCTTCGCTTGGTGCGAAGCGGTTGGACTGGCGGAGAAGCTGCGAACCATGCGATTGGCTCGGGTCGCAGATGGAGAATCGTTCGGGTTGCTCACCAGCAATGGGCGACTCGAGACTCCGGTGAATCTGGATCTACGTCTGATTGAAGCCGAACAAGTTGCTTCGCCGACGCTCGCACCCGACGCACGTCGCTACCTCGATGGCATCCAATTTGATGCCGACGGCAATCCACTCACATACGACGTTTTGAAGAATCACCCCGGCGATGGCTTCTTTGTCCTTGATGATGAATACGACACGGTGCCGGCAGCCGACGTCGTTCATTACTTCCGCAGCGATCGCCCCGGACAGATCCGTGGCATCCCAGACATCACGCCGGCGTTGCCACTGTTCGCACAACTGAGGCGATTCACGCTCGCGGTCCTTGCCGCGGCGGAAACGGCCGCTGAGTTCGCTGGCATCCTTTACACCGATGCACCAGCCAATGGCGAAGCAGACGCGGCCGAACCGTTCGAGCCAATCGAGCTCGAGAAACGGATGCTGCTGACGATGCCCGGCGGCTGGAAGATGGCTCAGATGAAAAGCGAGCAGCCATCGACCACGTACGCGGAGTTCAAGAAAGAAATCCTCAACGAGATCGCTCGTTGCTTGAACATGCCGTTCAACGTCGCTGCTGGGAATTCGTCGGGCTACAACTATGCCAGCGGGCGACTGGACCACCAAACCTATTTTAAATCGATCCGTGTCGAGCAATCGCAACTCGCTCGCGTGGTGCTCGACCGCATCCTGCACGCTTGGCTTCGCGAAGCCATTCTCATCGAGGGCTATCTGCCTAACTCGCTTCGCACGCTCGATTCGACGTTCGAGCACCAATGGTTTTGGGACGGACACGAGCATGTCGATCCCGCCAAAGAAGCCAACGCCCAAAAGATCCGTCTCGCCAGTCATACGACAACTCTGGCTATCGAATTTGCGCGGCAGGGGCGTGACTGGGAGACGGAACTCAAACAACGTGCGAAAGAGATCGCCCTCATGCGTGACCTCGGTCTGACGATCGAGTCCGAAACTGATTCTTCATCCGAACCCGAAGTCACGGAAGACCATGCCGAAGACGCTGAACCCCAAACCGCTTGA
- a CDS encoding DUF2190 family protein: protein MQAQFVHDGRQVDFTPDVDVSVGSIVIQGDLVGITRRDLPADTLGSIAVEGVFDIPKDPSDAETYSAGQKIYATTDGIVTEVADGTFYLGKVVSDAEATDNFVRVRLSQ, encoded by the coding sequence ATGCAAGCACAATTCGTTCACGACGGTCGCCAAGTCGACTTCACACCCGACGTTGATGTCTCGGTTGGCAGCATCGTTATTCAAGGCGATCTGGTCGGCATCACCCGCCGCGATCTTCCGGCCGACACTCTTGGTTCGATTGCCGTCGAAGGTGTCTTTGACATTCCCAAAGATCCCTCCGACGCCGAGACCTATTCCGCCGGCCAAAAGATCTACGCCACCACCGACGGCATCGTCACCGAGGTCGCTGACGGCACCTTCTATCTCGGTAAAGTCGTCTCCGATGCCGAGGCGACCGACAACTTCGTTCGCGTTCGTTTGAGCCAGTGA
- a CDS encoding phage tail tape measure protein yields MSQVRAGAAYVELLTKDAAFVKGLRSAQKRLQSFGQSTRLLGTKLMGLGTAAAAPLGGSVAILSNFDDAMRGVAAITQATETQLKSLRNTAKKLGATTSYSASEVASLMMELGRAGFKPEQIERMTAAVMNMARATGTDATQASGIMAATIRQFGMEAGEATRVADGLTAAANKSFNTVESLGEALSYAGPVAADANMSLEETLAVLGTLGNMGIQGSSAGNAMRRLLTISAAESEKFQAVFGVATKDARGNARSLVDILGEVAAATANMGTAEKAEKLNEVFGLLGITAASSIGKSVADTRELYQELQKAGGIAAKTSEEMEGGLGGAFRILKSSIEGVAIAIGESLEGSVTNMVNAFSRAASGVIEWINKNQKIVKIAAASAVAIIGIGAALFTLGSFAAAASFAVGGLASIFSFIGASIGVIVSAVGMLFTPLGLVVAAIAALGGYFLYSTGIAGKAIEYLGSVFEVLKAETLAAFGAIANALAAGDITAATDVLWSYLKLQWIKGTTFLQTKWAEFTQYIADVWADSAYAIGDVLIGALSGLAGVWNETVGFMADGWTILTSAVQKGWNNTIGFLKKGFLKLHELVDIAGDVAVQIGGVLINALAGVEKAWVETVDYLADTWTVFAGQVKSMWNSTVGFLKKAWIKLKALFDDDINVDVEMAKIDADTRAAEAAEQQRRNQAIIERQQRRSKRKQQIEANRIEMQKGIAAQLEARRRAREGRDLDAEMQAIDAETDAKNAVVDQSKQQQFRENDSAQTRRQQLIDDTTAGVQSTLDQMRAESKAAREAARANELGDRQKEREDKIAAAQADFEAAIDRANNATAPSDRTDEPGSPPETAEPPKPPELPEPINPDEVDIPPVDLPGIDDPELQLPNSKDLKLGIDPDAQASMERFADGPDSTTQVESAGNFDSRGLGLGSSARKLEPLKLDPIEPLDEEVISAPLLNVPEDDKPVDEAMAEVEPEAEEPALDVVAINEAFASVRQSLTEFDMALSGATSRLQLPASSSDGITEDMKRAIIATAENTRRLVERSKSGGLVFS; encoded by the coding sequence ATGTCCCAAGTCAGAGCCGGAGCCGCCTACGTCGAACTGCTGACCAAGGATGCAGCGTTCGTGAAGGGGCTTCGATCTGCTCAGAAGCGACTGCAATCGTTCGGGCAATCAACTCGCTTGCTCGGTACCAAACTGATGGGACTCGGCACCGCTGCGGCAGCTCCTCTGGGAGGCAGCGTTGCCATCTTATCCAACTTCGACGATGCCATGCGTGGCGTCGCCGCAATCACCCAGGCGACGGAAACGCAGCTGAAATCGCTGCGCAATACCGCCAAGAAACTCGGCGCAACTACGAGCTACTCTGCCAGCGAAGTCGCCTCCCTGATGATGGAACTCGGTCGTGCCGGTTTCAAGCCGGAACAGATCGAGAGAATGACCGCCGCCGTGATGAACATGGCTCGCGCAACCGGAACCGACGCCACGCAGGCGTCCGGCATCATGGCCGCCACCATCCGGCAATTTGGCATGGAAGCGGGCGAAGCAACGCGTGTCGCCGACGGACTGACCGCCGCAGCCAATAAGTCGTTCAACACGGTGGAGTCGCTCGGCGAAGCCTTGTCCTATGCCGGTCCCGTTGCCGCCGATGCCAACATGAGTCTGGAAGAAACTCTGGCGGTGCTGGGAACCCTCGGCAACATGGGCATCCAAGGTTCATCGGCCGGTAACGCGATGCGTCGCCTGCTGACGATCAGCGCAGCGGAATCGGAGAAGTTTCAAGCCGTCTTCGGTGTGGCAACCAAGGATGCCAGGGGCAACGCTCGATCGCTGGTCGACATCCTGGGGGAAGTCGCCGCAGCCACCGCAAACATGGGCACTGCCGAGAAGGCGGAAAAGCTAAACGAAGTCTTTGGATTGCTGGGCATCACGGCTGCCAGTTCCATCGGCAAGTCCGTGGCGGACACTCGCGAGCTGTACCAAGAACTGCAAAAGGCCGGCGGAATTGCCGCCAAGACATCCGAAGAAATGGAGGGCGGTCTCGGTGGAGCGTTTCGGATCCTCAAATCTTCGATCGAGGGCGTCGCCATCGCAATCGGTGAATCGCTCGAAGGTAGCGTCACCAACATGGTCAATGCGTTTAGCCGGGCTGCTTCAGGGGTGATCGAATGGATCAATAAGAATCAAAAGATTGTCAAGATTGCGGCGGCAAGTGCGGTTGCCATCATCGGAATCGGCGCCGCACTGTTCACGCTTGGTTCGTTTGCCGCCGCGGCATCCTTCGCCGTTGGAGGCTTGGCCAGCATCTTTAGTTTCATTGGTGCCTCCATCGGCGTCATTGTCAGCGCCGTTGGCATGTTGTTCACACCGTTGGGTCTGGTCGTCGCTGCCATCGCAGCGCTCGGTGGATATTTCCTGTATTCAACCGGCATCGCTGGCAAGGCGATTGAGTATCTGGGCAGCGTCTTTGAAGTCCTCAAAGCTGAAACGTTGGCCGCCTTCGGTGCGATCGCAAACGCGCTGGCTGCCGGCGACATCACCGCAGCCACTGACGTGCTTTGGTCGTACCTGAAACTGCAATGGATCAAAGGCACAACTTTTCTGCAAACCAAATGGGCCGAGTTCACCCAGTACATTGCGGATGTCTGGGCGGACTCGGCCTATGCCATTGGTGATGTGCTGATCGGTGCTCTCTCTGGATTGGCGGGTGTGTGGAACGAAACGGTCGGATTCATGGCCGACGGCTGGACCATTCTGACGTCCGCGGTCCAGAAAGGCTGGAACAATACGATTGGCTTTCTGAAGAAGGGATTTCTCAAGCTTCATGAACTGGTCGATATCGCCGGTGACGTGGCCGTGCAAATTGGTGGCGTACTGATCAATGCCCTGGCTGGCGTTGAGAAAGCGTGGGTCGAAACAGTCGACTACTTGGCCGACACATGGACCGTGTTTGCCGGCCAAGTGAAGTCGATGTGGAATTCGACGGTCGGCTTCCTCAAGAAGGCATGGATCAAACTCAAAGCTTTGTTCGACGACGATATCAATGTCGACGTCGAAATGGCCAAGATCGACGCCGATACCCGCGCGGCCGAAGCGGCGGAGCAACAACGTCGCAACCAGGCAATCATTGAACGGCAACAGCGACGATCGAAACGGAAACAGCAGATCGAAGCCAACCGCATCGAGATGCAAAAGGGCATCGCGGCCCAACTCGAAGCACGTCGTAGAGCCCGTGAAGGTCGTGATCTCGATGCGGAAATGCAAGCCATCGACGCGGAGACCGATGCTAAGAATGCGGTCGTCGATCAGTCGAAACAGCAACAGTTTCGGGAAAACGATTCTGCTCAAACTCGACGACAGCAACTGATCGACGACACCACGGCCGGCGTCCAATCCACGCTCGACCAAATGCGGGCGGAGTCCAAGGCGGCGCGTGAGGCAGCACGTGCGAATGAGTTGGGCGATCGCCAAAAGGAACGCGAGGATAAGATCGCGGCAGCGCAGGCCGACTTCGAGGCCGCCATTGACCGAGCAAACAATGCAACCGCACCATCCGACCGCACCGATGAACCTGGTTCCCCACCAGAAACTGCCGAGCCACCGAAACCGCCGGAGTTGCCTGAACCGATCAATCCCGATGAAGTCGATATTCCCCCGGTCGATCTCCCCGGAATCGATGATCCCGAACTGCAACTTCCGAACTCGAAGGATCTGAAGCTTGGGATCGATCCTGATGCTCAAGCATCAATGGAACGCTTCGCGGATGGTCCCGACAGTACAACGCAAGTCGAGTCGGCAGGCAACTTCGATTCCCGGGGATTGGGGCTCGGCAGCAGTGCGAGAAAGCTGGAGCCTCTGAAACTCGATCCGATCGAACCATTGGACGAAGAGGTAATTTCAGCCCCGCTGCTGAACGTTCCCGAAGATGACAAACCGGTTGACGAGGCAATGGCTGAGGTCGAGCCGGAAGCTGAAGAACCGGCACTGGATGTTGTCGCCATCAATGAAGCTTTCGCCTCGGTCCGTCAGTCGCTCACCGAATTCGACATGGCACTCAGCGGCGCAACCTCTCGTTTGCAACTCCCCGCTTCGTCCAGCGATGGCATTACCGAAGACATGAAACGGGCGATCATCGCGACTGCGGAGAATACGCGTCGGCTGGTCGAACGATCGAAGTCCGGAGGTCTGGTGTTTAGCTGA
- a CDS encoding DUF2190 family protein: MSNAIIAPVGAIYVHEGVTVPIVTDVEITAGDVVVLEKLVGVAKFGICAGSRGSITLSGVFDVVKDPTTNIPAGTILYWSKISHHVIKNQYQHSMIGISVEDAPPSTPSVKVKLVQ; this comes from the coding sequence GTGAGCAACGCAATTATCGCACCCGTCGGGGCAATCTACGTCCACGAGGGCGTGACGGTCCCGATCGTTACCGACGTTGAGATCACAGCCGGCGACGTCGTGGTCCTCGAAAAGCTCGTCGGTGTCGCCAAGTTCGGAATCTGTGCCGGATCACGTGGCAGCATCACGTTGTCGGGTGTCTTTGATGTCGTCAAAGACCCGACCACCAACATTCCCGCCGGCACGATTCTTTACTGGTCCAAGATCAGTCACCACGTCATCAAGAACCAATACCAGCACTCGATGATTGGTATCTCGGTCGAGGACGCTCCGCCAAGTACGCCGAGCGTCAAAGTCAAACTCGTTCAATAG
- a CDS encoding Mu-like prophage major head subunit gpT family protein translates to MPKTLNPKPLEAEAESVPSSLRIVCDDAATITLAAADPPLEGDDKPALRKFSMVAYTGGAMRLGGWPYPVVVDLAGMRVTRKSRPILKDHDRGSIVGHTDDIKISDRSLEVAGVISGVGTTAQEVIATSENGFPWQASLGASAEKVVFIPEGKTAKANGRDHKGPVYIARKSTLGEVSFVALGADDNTEARVAANQHDDEDYGEGDDNQGDTTLEPVNASLNMSTKLKTNPKPRSPIDDMRAEAAAESRRIASIRKLCAENHPDIEADAIEQGWTITKTELAVLRSERPKAPEQNQHSPRYTRDVLEAAACLSVGIEEKALLASYGEQTLNAADPLRHIGLRELVAECARMEGIEVPRVFGDGTATIRAGFSSMSLPSIMENVMNKTLLAAYQNTPIAAFDLCSVGTVTDFKEVARYRLLGTGGFEQVAPDGELKHGKLSEQKYSNKADTYGQILTLTRHDIINDDLSAFMDIPRQMGRSGAESIDDLFFTLLLKNSGFFSSANANFLQGADTKFGPDALTVAKTTFRKQKAGPGGKAKDQKPINIRPEYLVVPVELETEAELLMGSSQLMIDAQGSPTKIPVDNPHRNKYRIISTPHLSDSYYPGASASAWYLFANPRVLPAFEIVFLNGRRTPIIERVEMPPNTLGMGFRSYIDFGVNSQDHRAAVKVAGE, encoded by the coding sequence ATGCCGAAGACGCTGAACCCCAAACCGCTTGAAGCGGAAGCCGAGTCCGTCCCCAGTTCGCTACGTATCGTTTGCGATGACGCCGCGACAATAACACTCGCCGCCGCGGATCCGCCGCTCGAGGGCGACGACAAGCCGGCACTGCGGAAGTTTTCGATGGTGGCCTACACCGGCGGAGCGATGCGGCTTGGTGGTTGGCCATATCCGGTCGTGGTTGACCTGGCAGGTATGCGAGTCACTCGCAAGTCACGCCCAATCCTGAAGGACCACGATCGCGGATCGATTGTTGGACATACCGATGACATCAAGATCAGCGACCGATCGCTGGAGGTTGCTGGCGTCATTTCCGGAGTTGGAACAACGGCCCAGGAAGTGATCGCCACGAGCGAGAACGGATTTCCTTGGCAAGCGTCGCTCGGTGCGAGTGCCGAGAAGGTGGTCTTCATTCCCGAAGGTAAAACCGCGAAAGCCAACGGCCGCGACCACAAAGGTCCAGTCTACATCGCCCGCAAGTCCACGCTTGGCGAAGTCTCGTTCGTCGCATTGGGCGCGGATGACAACACGGAGGCTCGTGTCGCTGCTAATCAGCATGACGACGAAGATTACGGCGAGGGTGATGACAATCAGGGAGACACGACTCTTGAACCGGTCAACGCAAGTTTGAACATGAGCACGAAGCTTAAGACCAATCCGAAACCGCGTTCGCCGATCGACGACATGCGTGCCGAAGCCGCTGCGGAATCCAGACGAATCGCCAGCATTCGCAAGTTGTGTGCGGAGAATCATCCTGACATCGAAGCCGATGCGATCGAGCAAGGCTGGACCATCACCAAAACGGAACTCGCCGTGCTACGAAGCGAACGCCCGAAAGCTCCCGAACAGAATCAGCATTCGCCCCGTTACACCCGCGATGTCCTGGAAGCCGCTGCATGCTTGTCGGTTGGTATCGAAGAGAAAGCACTTCTGGCCAGCTACGGAGAGCAAACGCTCAACGCCGCCGATCCATTGAGGCATATCGGGTTGCGAGAACTCGTCGCCGAGTGTGCTCGCATGGAGGGCATCGAGGTTCCGCGTGTCTTTGGCGACGGCACGGCGACGATTCGAGCCGGTTTCTCTTCCATGAGCCTCCCCAGCATCATGGAAAACGTCATGAACAAGACGTTGCTGGCGGCCTATCAAAACACGCCCATCGCCGCGTTTGATCTTTGCAGTGTTGGCACCGTTACCGACTTCAAGGAAGTGGCCCGCTATCGCTTGCTAGGCACCGGCGGCTTTGAGCAAGTCGCACCTGATGGCGAACTCAAGCACGGCAAACTGTCGGAACAGAAATACAGCAACAAGGCCGACACCTACGGTCAGATCCTCACGCTGACTCGGCACGACATCATCAATGATGACCTGTCCGCGTTCATGGACATCCCGCGGCAAATGGGACGCAGCGGCGCCGAGTCGATCGACGATTTGTTCTTCACGCTGCTGCTGAAGAACTCGGGCTTCTTCTCCTCGGCCAACGCCAACTTTCTACAAGGTGCGGACACCAAGTTCGGTCCCGATGCGTTGACCGTTGCCAAAACGACGTTTCGCAAACAGAAGGCCGGTCCTGGCGGCAAAGCCAAAGATCAAAAGCCGATCAACATCCGGCCCGAGTACTTGGTCGTGCCGGTCGAACTCGAAACCGAAGCCGAACTCTTGATGGGTTCGTCACAATTGATGATCGACGCTCAAGGGTCACCGACCAAGATCCCGGTCGATAACCCGCACCGAAACAAGTACCGCATCATCTCAACGCCGCACCTGTCGGACAGCTACTACCCAGGTGCCAGCGCATCCGCGTGGTATCTGTTCGCAAATCCTCGAGTGTTGCCCGCTTTCGAGATCGTGTTCCTCAACGGCCGCCGCACTCCGATCATCGAACGAGTCGAGATGCCGCCGAACACACTTGGCATGGGTTTCCGGTCGTACATCGACTTCGGCGTCAATAGCCAAGACCACCGCGCCGCCGTCAAAGTCGCCGGCGAGTAG
- a CDS encoding Swt1 family HEPN domain-containing protein: MDFVEIATCEIANILGRLLPSQSNDWWRNLVWNNLNDRQKNLVSMKTNPTLQDLDLASLLAVVDANWGRLGEMHRDNREARNYLMELKTIRNQLCHRTSRPTPVELALRQWQTLKLFLKSLGGSEAAIRLIDSQLCRLVKSYQSELSLGPQRMLAS; this comes from the coding sequence ATGGACTTTGTTGAAATTGCAACGTGCGAGATCGCCAATATTCTTGGCCGACTCCTGCCCAGCCAATCAAACGATTGGTGGCGCAACCTGGTTTGGAACAACCTGAATGACCGCCAGAAGAATCTGGTTTCAATGAAAACGAACCCTACGCTTCAAGACCTCGACCTTGCGTCGTTGCTTGCGGTAGTCGATGCAAACTGGGGACGCTTGGGCGAAATGCATAGAGACAACCGTGAGGCCCGCAACTATCTGATGGAATTGAAGACCATCCGAAATCAGCTGTGCCACCGAACTTCCCGTCCGACCCCTGTGGAGTTAGCGCTGCGTCAGTGGCAGACGCTTAAGCTTTTCTTGAAGAGCCTCGGCGGTTCCGAGGCCGCCATTCGGTTGATCGATTCACAACTGTGCCGCTTAGTGAAGTCCTACCAATCTGAGCTTAGCCTCGGGCCGCAGCGAATGCTCGCGTCTTAG
- a CDS encoding UvrD-helicase domain-containing protein, whose translation MATQTLLGLDNSQRNFCESDAKNIRLLAPAGCGKTLSLAHRCLHLAQATGKSKTRFLVVTFTVAARDEFHSRIHEDEAFAELRGVVEVSTLNSWGFRRVRNEAFSPKLVTSRNDYHFAMLNQLQPIWKKHKAVREAIEAKRNTAPRKIMDLMDSFKSIGFDHQRDTNLEKFLQRIESFAADGLQNKWETLLVELARQGVIPKVTQYGSEEASRSPRLIYDSFFKFWRSATQHLVENDTFTLEDQKYVACLDEQAKIDEGKLLSGAARYDHLLVDEFQDINPLDLALLRAIADRSRSTITIVGDDDQAIFEWRGATPRYIVKPDHYFQRRFATFTLDTNYRSPRNIVEISQRIIANNENRVTKEISSNMDEDAFIEVVTTSGLPDSMSCVIAECERAIDATEGPKRVAVIGRKKSQIIPYQLYFASNDIPFCAAEDLQIFMSAAFDRLMKLILIKCNADARRTTSQVNDDVMALCDLAKRYPLSKADRAALRSHLITRKSKTIKDAISALAAYTGQLKGKNKSSEMSLQFAEKIASFVNADCVASSVNALAHSFEGLQTDLGKAEDDVFYVDPPFMHLAEYATRYGDDYGQFIDDIESAKEKLAYLPPVTDPKELDPMHEEWRRPIHLMTAPRAKGKEFDTVILLDVNEGIWPNKNAATEAELEAERRVFYVAFTRVKERLLLLVNERIGKSKVEPSRYLKEAGLV comes from the coding sequence ATGGCGACTCAAACTCTGCTCGGGCTCGACAACTCGCAACGCAATTTCTGTGAATCGGACGCAAAAAACATCCGTCTGCTTGCACCGGCTGGATGTGGCAAAACACTTTCCTTAGCGCACCGGTGTCTTCACCTTGCACAAGCCACCGGAAAGTCAAAGACGCGTTTTTTGGTGGTCACGTTCACTGTCGCGGCTCGCGACGAATTTCATTCTCGTATCCACGAAGACGAAGCGTTCGCAGAACTCAGAGGCGTGGTCGAAGTGTCGACCCTAAACTCGTGGGGGTTTCGTCGTGTGCGGAATGAGGCATTTAGCCCCAAGCTCGTTACTAGTCGGAACGACTACCATTTCGCGATGCTGAATCAATTGCAACCGATCTGGAAGAAGCACAAAGCGGTTCGAGAAGCGATTGAGGCAAAGAGGAATACGGCACCGCGGAAAATCATGGACCTAATGGATTCGTTCAAATCCATTGGATTCGATCACCAGCGTGACACAAATCTCGAAAAATTCCTGCAACGCATAGAGTCGTTTGCTGCCGACGGTTTGCAGAACAAGTGGGAAACGCTGTTGGTTGAATTGGCTCGGCAAGGAGTTATTCCAAAGGTCACACAGTATGGTTCCGAAGAGGCTTCAAGATCTCCGAGACTAATTTACGACTCGTTCTTCAAATTTTGGCGATCAGCGACACAGCACCTCGTTGAAAACGACACGTTCACACTTGAAGACCAAAAGTATGTCGCATGTTTGGACGAGCAGGCCAAAATCGATGAAGGCAAGCTGTTGTCAGGTGCCGCAAGGTACGACCATCTGCTGGTCGATGAATTCCAGGACATCAACCCACTGGACTTGGCGCTTCTGCGAGCGATCGCGGATCGCAGTCGTTCGACTATCACGATTGTCGGTGATGATGACCAAGCAATCTTTGAGTGGCGAGGCGCAACCCCTAGGTACATCGTCAAGCCGGATCACTATTTCCAGCGAAGGTTCGCAACATTTACGCTCGACACGAATTACCGTTCTCCCCGAAACATCGTTGAGATCTCACAGCGAATCATTGCAAACAATGAAAACCGCGTCACCAAGGAGATTTCGTCCAATATGGATGAGGATGCTTTCATCGAGGTGGTCACAACGAGCGGACTGCCGGATTCGATGAGCTGTGTCATTGCTGAATGTGAACGAGCTATTGACGCGACGGAAGGCCCCAAGCGGGTGGCGGTGATTGGACGGAAGAAGAGTCAAATCATTCCGTATCAGTTGTACTTTGCCTCAAACGACATCCCCTTTTGCGCAGCCGAGGACTTGCAGATTTTCATGAGCGCTGCGTTTGATCGGCTGATGAAGTTGATCTTGATTAAGTGTAACGCTGATGCGCGGCGAACCACGTCTCAGGTGAACGATGACGTCATGGCACTGTGCGATCTTGCGAAACGATACCCCTTGAGCAAAGCTGATCGAGCGGCCCTGAGGAGTCATTTAATTACAAGAAAGTCCAAGACGATCAAAGATGCGATTTCTGCGTTGGCTGCATACACCGGTCAGCTGAAGGGGAAAAACAAGAGCAGTGAAATGAGCCTTCAATTTGCCGAGAAGATCGCTTCTTTTGTTAACGCGGATTGCGTGGCAAGTTCCGTGAATGCGCTAGCACATTCGTTTGAAGGACTACAGACCGATCTCGGCAAAGCCGAAGACGATGTTTTTTACGTTGATCCGCCGTTCATGCATCTTGCTGAGTATGCAACCCGATATGGCGACGACTACGGCCAGTTCATCGACGACATCGAATCAGCCAAAGAGAAGTTAGCGTACCTGCCGCCGGTGACCGATCCTAAGGAGTTGGATCCGATGCACGAGGAATGGAGACGCCCTATCCACTTGATGACCGCGCCTAGGGCGAAAGGCAAAGAGTTTGATACGGTAATTTTGCTCGACGTGAACGAAGGAATCTGGCCAAACAAGAATGCTGCTACCGAAGCCGAACTGGAAGCCGAGCGACGGGTGTTTTACGTTGCTTTCACCCGCGTTAAGGAGCGATTGCTGTTACTAGTCAATGAAAGGATTGGAAAGTCAAAAGTTGAGCCATCACGATATCTGAAGGAAGCGGGCCTAGTTTAG